In Methanocaldococcus lauensis, a single genomic region encodes these proteins:
- a CDS encoding ABC transporter substrate-binding protein, protein MLVMRLKVMVKKILLTFMILLTPAVFGENVGDINGDGSINIADVVYLFKHLRDVGIEKGDLNCDDSVDIADVVYLFNNIQQWSQPVVFAKNFEIEYYDANGNPVGYNDNWAYKIVTTKYGNAVYNKYCILRKGDKPSSNLPSDVKVIHTPVKKVATLSAIQVAMLEALNDDNVKKSIRGVSKSIYKKIKDYGVFPDLRPYIDNGNIVSIGTWSSIDKDVLLSISPDIVFIPWTHGYLVEDINTVSDLGLNYLVTVESNEPTFLGKAEWAKVYAAFYNLDDKGNDFLQKVWKKRNDLIRITRNADYRPKVAMLYWSPYSGPWVYCAQNCYAKLVTEFKGDYMFKDIPGTSYVNLDKETTLEHLQGCEVFIYMNWNSLKEPMDTLEELKEKRPDLAPILDHAKRVYVSKYNYAYDGYVNMDLLMEDFARMIHPECFDGGDSELHYFKKLK, encoded by the coding sequence ATGTTAGTAATGAGGTTGAAAGTAATGGTTAAAAAAATATTATTAACCTTTATGATACTATTAACGCCAGCAGTATTTGGAGAAAATGTTGGAGATATAAATGGTGATGGTTCAATAAATATCGCAGATGTTGTATATTTGTTTAAGCATTTAAGAGATGTAGGAATAGAAAAAGGAGATTTAAACTGTGATGACTCCGTAGATATCGCAGATGTCGTATATTTATTTAACAATATTCAACAATGGAGTCAACCTGTAGTCTTTGCTAAAAACTTTGAAATAGAATACTATGATGCTAATGGAAATCCTGTAGGTTATAATGACAATTGGGCGTATAAAATTGTAACAACAAAATATGGAAATGCTGTTTATAATAAATACTGTATTCTAAGGAAAGGAGATAAACCATCAAGTAATTTACCTTCCGATGTAAAAGTTATACATACTCCTGTAAAAAAAGTAGCTACATTAAGTGCGATCCAAGTAGCAATGCTCGAGGCTTTAAACGATGATAATGTAAAAAAATCCATAAGAGGAGTATCTAAATCCATATACAAAAAAATAAAAGATTACGGTGTATTTCCTGATTTAAGGCCATATATCGATAATGGAAATATTGTTTCAATAGGAACATGGAGTTCAATTGATAAAGATGTTTTATTAAGTATAAGTCCAGATATTGTTTTTATCCCATGGACACATGGTTATTTAGTTGAGGATATTAATACAGTAAGTGATTTAGGCTTAAATTACCTCGTAACCGTTGAATCAAATGAACCAACATTCCTTGGAAAAGCAGAATGGGCAAAAGTATATGCGGCATTTTATAACTTAGATGATAAAGGAAATGATTTCTTACAGAAAGTTTGGAAAAAGAGAAATGATCTTATAAGAATAACAAGAAACGCTGACTATAGACCAAAAGTAGCAATGCTCTACTGGTCACCATACTCTGGACCTTGGGTATATTGTGCCCAAAACTGCTATGCAAAATTGGTTACAGAGTTTAAAGGAGATTATATGTTTAAAGATATTCCAGGAACATCTTATGTTAATCTTGACAAAGAAACAACATTAGAACATTTACAGGGTTGTGAAGTATTCATCTATATGAACTGGAACTCATTAAAAGAGCCAATGGACACACTTGAGGAATTAAAGGAAAAAAGACCTGACTTAGCTCCTATATTAGATCATGCAAAGAGAGTGTATGTATCTAAATATAACTACGCATATGATGGATATGTAAATATGGACTTACTAATGGAAGATTTTGCAAGAATGATTCATCCAGAATGCTTTGATGGAGGAGATAGCGAATTACACTACTTCAAGAAGTTGAAATAA